In Lujinxingia sediminis, a single genomic region encodes these proteins:
- the queA gene encoding tRNA preQ1(34) S-adenosylmethionine ribosyltransferase-isomerase QueA, with the protein MSIDVKKLCAPPDIWNRPAGDVSLGDVEAYDYALPPELIAETPAAHREHARLLVYERDGEALTHTRFDTIVDHLRPGDLLIFNDTQVVPARMEAFKETGGRVELLALEVEQPAGEHRWSSPADGGLLHLRCMTRSSKPLREGTTLTVKSGDDAHPVELLEVSPGRALVTIAWPGSALAFLERFGRIPLPPYIEQRRRESQEAVAVDDRVRYQTVLASEPGAVAAPTAGLHFSRALLEELEQRGVERATLTLTVGPGTFKPVTTETLDDHPMHAEAYRIPEGLKAKVEACKARGGRVIAVGTTSARALEAEARREEPLLPGWRQTSIFLRPGDPLKMCDGLVTNFHLPRSTLLALVTAFVGYPAIRRIYNEAVAGAYRFYSYGDSSLLL; encoded by the coding sequence ATGAGCATCGACGTAAAAAAATTGTGCGCCCCCCCCGACATCTGGAACCGTCCGGCAGGGGATGTGTCGCTGGGGGATGTGGAAGCCTACGATTACGCCCTGCCCCCCGAACTTATCGCCGAGACGCCGGCGGCCCATCGCGAACACGCTCGCCTTCTGGTCTACGAGCGCGATGGCGAAGCGCTTACGCATACCCGTTTTGACACGATTGTCGATCATCTTCGCCCGGGCGATCTTCTGATCTTCAACGATACGCAGGTGGTTCCCGCACGGATGGAGGCGTTTAAGGAGACCGGGGGGCGTGTCGAGCTCCTGGCGCTGGAGGTGGAGCAGCCCGCTGGCGAGCACCGCTGGAGTTCGCCGGCCGACGGAGGGCTGCTGCATCTGCGCTGCATGACCCGCAGCTCCAAGCCCCTGCGCGAAGGCACGACGCTGACGGTGAAGTCCGGCGATGACGCCCATCCGGTGGAACTCCTGGAGGTGTCGCCCGGTCGCGCCCTGGTTACGATCGCGTGGCCCGGCAGTGCCCTGGCGTTTCTGGAGCGTTTTGGACGCATCCCGCTTCCTCCTTACATCGAACAGCGTCGCCGCGAGTCGCAGGAGGCGGTGGCCGTTGATGACCGTGTGCGCTACCAGACGGTGCTCGCCAGTGAGCCCGGCGCGGTCGCCGCGCCGACGGCGGGACTTCATTTCTCTAGAGCATTGCTTGAAGAACTTGAGCAGCGAGGGGTGGAACGAGCCACGCTCACGCTGACTGTGGGCCCGGGGACGTTTAAACCGGTGACCACCGAGACCCTCGACGATCACCCGATGCATGCGGAGGCGTACCGCATCCCCGAAGGACTTAAAGCAAAGGTTGAAGCATGCAAGGCCCGGGGGGGACGGGTGATCGCGGTGGGTACAACCTCCGCGCGTGCCCTGGAGGCCGAGGCGCGGCGTGAGGAGCCCCTTTTGCCTGGCTGGCGCCAGACCTCGATCTTTTTACGCCCCGGTGACCCGTTGAAGATGTGTGACGGGCTGGTCACGAATTTCCACCTCCCCCGCTCCACGCTGCTCGCACTGGTGACGGCTTTTGTCGGCTACCCGGCGATTCGTCGCATCTACAACGAAGCGGTCGCGGGTGCCTATCGATTCTACAGCTACGGCGACAGCTCGCTGCTGCTCTGA
- a CDS encoding polyhydroxyalkanoic acid system family protein, which produces MSDISIKRPHGMNPEEAKTKVHGIVTDIEGEFPALVNKISWNDDKSQAKIKGKGFTGQFQVTESDVMIDIDLSLITRPFKGKVEERILSRMSEYFG; this is translated from the coding sequence ATGTCGGATATCTCCATCAAGCGCCCGCACGGCATGAACCCCGAAGAAGCCAAAACCAAAGTCCACGGTATCGTCACCGATATCGAGGGCGAGTTCCCCGCGCTGGTCAACAAAATCAGCTGGAACGACGATAAGTCGCAGGCCAAAATCAAAGGCAAGGGCTTTACCGGGCAGTTTCAGGTGACCGAATCCGATGTGATGATCGACATCGACCTGAGCCTTATTACCCGCCCCTTCAAGGGCAAGGTTGAGGAGCGAATCCTCTCCCGCATGTCCGAATACTTCGGCTAA
- the recJ gene encoding single-stranded-DNA-specific exonuclease RecJ: protein MEQTSPEWVVTQAHDVSAEALAGELGVHPLTARILLQRGIGDVDQAARFLNPSLKQMADPFGMKGMEEAVVEVLTAIDRGERIMIHGDYDVDGVCSVALLYQFLRQLGAQVEYTIPQRDQDGYGLNARSVRRFAEQGVSLVITTDCGVSNVEEIGLARELGLKVVVVDHHTVPPVLPPANAILNPLQPGCGFAFKQLAAVGVTFCLVVALRATLRDHGVFKHIPEPDIREYLDLVALGTVADVVPLIDLNRIFVRHGLEVLAGRRRAGISALMERARVDQGPISPQTISFRLAPRLNAAGRMGDASICVELLTTESYARAIALARELEAQNIARQGLERELLEWAIPQAEREVALGRQMLVVAGRGWHRGVLGIVASRLVERFHRPVAMVGIDDEGVGKGSVRSIEGINVIEVLRFSADLLETFGGHTAAAGLSLLEHNVDALRDRLDDGLCRGLEGRVLPQRKLAIDCEVCLGELDERFGHDLRRLGPFGTGNREPVLLCRQSQASHVRVVGNNHLKAKFRGGGNALDGIGFSMAEEAALLNVPVAVAFVPRFATFRGRTRLEMHIRGLRRADEHCPDRVLTP from the coding sequence ATGGAACAGACCTCACCCGAATGGGTTGTCACCCAGGCTCACGATGTCAGCGCCGAGGCGCTGGCCGGAGAGCTGGGCGTACACCCGCTGACCGCACGCATCCTCTTGCAGCGCGGCATTGGCGATGTCGACCAGGCCGCGCGCTTCTTGAACCCCTCGCTCAAGCAAATGGCTGACCCCTTCGGCATGAAGGGCATGGAAGAGGCCGTCGTCGAAGTGCTCACCGCCATCGATCGCGGTGAACGCATCATGATCCACGGCGACTACGACGTCGACGGGGTCTGCAGCGTTGCCCTGCTCTACCAGTTCTTGCGTCAGCTGGGCGCCCAGGTGGAGTACACGATTCCGCAGCGCGACCAGGATGGCTACGGCCTCAACGCGCGCAGCGTGCGACGTTTTGCCGAACAAGGTGTCTCGCTGGTCATCACGACCGACTGCGGCGTCTCCAACGTCGAGGAGATCGGGCTGGCCCGGGAGCTGGGGCTTAAAGTGGTGGTCGTCGATCACCACACCGTGCCGCCGGTGCTTCCGCCGGCCAACGCGATCTTAAATCCCCTTCAGCCCGGCTGCGGATTTGCCTTCAAACAGCTGGCGGCGGTCGGGGTGACCTTCTGTCTTGTGGTGGCGCTGCGCGCCACGCTGCGCGATCACGGGGTCTTTAAGCACATCCCGGAGCCGGATATCCGCGAGTATCTGGATCTGGTCGCGCTGGGTACGGTGGCCGATGTGGTCCCGCTGATCGACCTTAACCGCATCTTCGTACGTCACGGGTTGGAGGTCTTGGCCGGGCGCCGACGCGCGGGCATCTCGGCGTTGATGGAGCGGGCTCGCGTCGATCAGGGACCGATCTCCCCCCAGACCATCAGCTTTCGACTGGCTCCTCGCCTCAACGCCGCCGGGCGCATGGGCGATGCTTCGATCTGCGTGGAGCTGCTGACCACCGAGAGCTACGCCCGGGCCATAGCGCTGGCCCGGGAGCTTGAGGCTCAAAATATAGCTCGCCAGGGGCTGGAGCGGGAACTGCTTGAGTGGGCCATTCCCCAGGCCGAGCGGGAGGTGGCCCTGGGCCGGCAGATGCTGGTGGTCGCCGGTCGCGGCTGGCATCGTGGCGTCCTGGGGATTGTCGCCAGCCGGCTCGTCGAGCGCTTTCACCGCCCGGTGGCCATGGTGGGCATCGACGACGAGGGGGTGGGCAAAGGAAGCGTGCGCAGCATTGAAGGCATCAACGTCATCGAGGTGCTGCGCTTCTCGGCCGATTTACTGGAGACCTTCGGAGGCCACACGGCAGCGGCGGGCCTCTCGCTGCTGGAGCACAACGTCGACGCGCTTCGCGATCGCCTCGACGACGGGCTCTGCCGGGGGCTGGAGGGACGCGTCCTGCCCCAGCGCAAACTCGCGATCGACTGTGAGGTTTGTCTGGGGGAGCTCGATGAGCGTTTCGGCCATGATTTAAGGCGCCTGGGCCCCTTCGGCACAGGTAACCGTGAGCCGGTGCTGCTCTGCCGCCAGAGTCAGGCCTCGCATGTGCGCGTGGTCGGCAACAATCACCTCAAGGCGAAGTTTCGGGGCGGCGGAAATGCCCTCGACGGCATCGGGTTCTCTATGGCAGAGGAGGCTGCGCTGCTCAACGTTCCGGTCGCCGTAGCCTTTGTTCCCCGCTTCGCCACCTTCCGCGGACGGACGCGCCTTGAGATGCATATCCGCGGTCTTCGGCGCGCTGACGAGCACTGTCCCGACCGCGTGCTCACTCCCTGA
- a CDS encoding HEAT repeat domain-containing protein, whose translation MKWKHALTAMTATAIVAPAPASYAAELGDEARELAQQLEEDANPQVRVAALLTLGETADRAQRRELEAKKGAEAEREKLAVGLALMLAGDRSATAYSASLLKESTTTYAHLRELVFALPASVQQTLLAATLNGADAATRRDVFRYLAQQSGDLYGLLQDSLTSTSAELREDARVATVYTAHPEALNFAESMLRSRDAGVRKDATAITAAFLDKPDARVELINVLEKALENRDEAVKLEAARQLVRLGEDKGAAPLFKHASALEPAERAEIFGFLIEHRARVRLDEVRPLIEATEDQRDRELLYQLAAITGDDAVYQELVAMFRSDTFNERLVGVQALGLTRRAEALEHLGRGLFEGQREIRLYSARGLGQIANPEALTGLRRAVTNERDKEVRLAAVEALGNIKDRGSVQVMRFLTTDQDPEVKRQLVASLINTGVPEAAQALEMLLRDRNLDVQWDAFVGLLKLAPESAQRHISTALRNPPEQFTDALNPQQLSAQMREALYTAMFNHSSSRVRQAAISQLERYRETLLPLAQKLATSAGLNPEVRAELVYQLASAADSKNTATLESVVRLFGEEPAAIVAAWALAREGQADMEASFRGYLGRDNPLMRAIAAYGLARID comes from the coding sequence ATGAAGTGGAAACACGCTCTGACCGCCATGACGGCGACCGCGATTGTAGCGCCAGCACCGGCGAGCTACGCCGCCGAACTCGGGGATGAGGCCCGCGAGCTTGCGCAGCAGCTTGAGGAAGATGCCAACCCCCAGGTGCGCGTCGCCGCGCTGCTCACCCTCGGTGAGACTGCCGACCGCGCTCAGCGTCGGGAGCTGGAAGCTAAAAAGGGGGCTGAAGCTGAGCGCGAGAAGCTGGCAGTGGGGCTTGCGCTGATGCTCGCCGGCGATCGCAGCGCGACCGCTTATAGTGCGTCCCTCCTCAAAGAGAGCACCACGACATATGCGCATCTACGCGAGTTGGTTTTTGCCCTGCCTGCGTCGGTTCAGCAAACCCTGCTCGCCGCCACACTGAACGGTGCAGATGCCGCCACGCGCCGCGATGTCTTCCGCTATCTGGCGCAGCAGAGCGGTGATCTTTACGGCCTGCTCCAGGACTCGCTCACGAGCACCAGTGCCGAGTTGCGCGAGGATGCCCGCGTGGCCACCGTGTACACGGCACACCCCGAAGCTCTGAACTTTGCAGAATCCATGCTGCGCAGCCGCGACGCGGGCGTCCGCAAAGATGCCACCGCCATCACCGCCGCGTTTCTCGACAAACCTGACGCCCGCGTTGAGCTGATCAATGTGCTGGAAAAGGCCCTCGAGAATCGCGATGAAGCGGTCAAACTCGAAGCGGCTCGCCAGCTGGTGCGTCTTGGCGAAGATAAAGGCGCAGCGCCGCTCTTCAAGCACGCCTCGGCGCTTGAACCGGCGGAGCGCGCCGAGATTTTTGGCTTCTTGATCGAGCATCGTGCTCGCGTGCGCCTCGATGAGGTTCGCCCCCTTATCGAAGCTACCGAAGATCAGCGCGACCGCGAGCTGCTTTACCAGCTCGCCGCCATCACCGGTGATGATGCTGTCTACCAGGAACTCGTCGCAATGTTCCGCAGCGACACGTTCAATGAGCGTCTCGTCGGCGTCCAGGCGCTCGGCCTGACCCGTCGGGCCGAGGCCCTGGAGCACCTGGGACGCGGGCTCTTTGAAGGACAGCGCGAGATTCGCCTCTACAGCGCACGCGGGCTCGGCCAGATCGCAAACCCCGAGGCGCTCACCGGCCTTCGTCGCGCCGTGACCAACGAGCGCGACAAAGAGGTTCGCCTGGCGGCCGTTGAGGCGCTCGGGAACATCAAAGATCGCGGCTCGGTCCAGGTGATGCGCTTCCTGACCACCGACCAGGATCCGGAGGTCAAACGCCAGCTCGTCGCATCGTTGATCAACACCGGGGTTCCCGAGGCCGCCCAGGCACTCGAGATGCTTCTTCGCGACCGCAACCTCGACGTGCAATGGGACGCCTTTGTCGGGCTGCTGAAGCTCGCGCCTGAATCGGCACAACGCCATATCAGCACCGCGCTTCGTAACCCGCCGGAGCAGTTCACCGACGCGCTAAACCCGCAGCAGCTCAGCGCGCAGATGCGCGAGGCGCTCTATACGGCGATGTTCAACCACAGCTCGTCCCGGGTGCGCCAGGCCGCGATCTCCCAGTTGGAGCGCTACCGCGAGACGTTGTTGCCGCTCGCGCAGAAGTTGGCGACCTCCGCGGGGCTCAATCCGGAGGTGCGGGCCGAGCTTGTCTATCAGCTTGCCAGCGCCGCTGACTCGAAGAACACCGCGACGCTTGAGAGCGTGGTCCGCCTCTTCGGTGAGGAGCCTGCAGCCATTGTTGCCGCCTGGGCCCTTGCGAGGGAAGGGCAGGCCGACATGGAGGCCTCCTTCCGTGGTTATCTCGGCCGCGATAACCCGCTGATGCGC
- the secD gene encoding protein translocase subunit SecD — MKSSLYRWGVVVVAFLAALYVLTPTIIDWSDGKLDGAPGSTDGVASMFLKTNEATGQVTWEGIQPLTLGLDLQGGLLLQYHVYVDRAVQDRLTRMASDLEERLAQEKEGIEVEAVHPPGQTYIDVTLGDAADKALFTDDFMTFFPSLLKMDSGSNTLRLEMDPNYIEETKGFAVTQAIETIRSRIDALGVAEPSITRQGMSDIVIQLPGIQEENIERAKELIGQTAQLRFQMVDDDGTNQFFGQFRGQLPEGFALRSIDGGYFSVTHQSKDALKEFFAGRAPDNRAIGYQFHPVYIDRENGIIDEQQSYWKTYLVYREAELTGDYIQDARVAVDQQFNRPYVSLNFDAKGAELFGATTTEYTGQRFAIMMDDEVNSAPVINEPILGGRAQITLGSMQSYTEIQKEAQDLVIVLRHGALPAPIERQFETIVGPTLGQDSIDSSMRALLVGSILVILFMLIYYRRSGFISTIALTLNLVLIMAGLAAIGATLTLPGIAGIILTVGMAVDANVIIYERIREELVVGKKPVRVAVKEGFDKAFSAVLDANITTGIAALVLLQYGTGPIRGFAITLLIGIVSTLFTAVYVTRILFDDWMQRSKKDTLSI; from the coding sequence ATGAAGAGCTCACTGTACCGCTGGGGAGTTGTTGTCGTGGCCTTTCTGGCCGCGCTCTACGTGCTGACCCCCACGATCATCGACTGGTCCGATGGCAAACTCGACGGCGCGCCCGGCTCGACCGATGGCGTCGCCTCGATGTTTCTCAAGACCAATGAGGCCACCGGTCAGGTGACCTGGGAGGGCATCCAGCCCTTGACGCTGGGCCTGGACCTGCAGGGCGGCCTGCTTTTGCAGTACCATGTCTACGTCGACCGCGCCGTTCAGGACCGCCTCACCCGTATGGCGTCGGACCTTGAAGAACGTCTGGCCCAGGAGAAGGAAGGCATCGAGGTCGAAGCGGTCCACCCCCCGGGGCAGACGTATATCGATGTGACGTTGGGAGATGCCGCCGACAAGGCGCTCTTCACCGACGACTTCATGACCTTCTTCCCCAGCCTGCTGAAGATGGACAGCGGCAGCAACACGCTGCGCCTGGAGATGGACCCGAACTACATTGAGGAGACCAAAGGCTTTGCGGTCACCCAGGCCATTGAGACCATCCGCTCGCGTATTGACGCGCTGGGTGTGGCCGAGCCTTCCATCACCCGCCAGGGCATGAGCGATATCGTCATTCAGCTCCCTGGCATCCAGGAAGAGAACATCGAGCGCGCCAAGGAACTCATCGGTCAGACCGCTCAGCTTCGCTTCCAGATGGTCGATGACGATGGCACCAACCAGTTCTTCGGCCAGTTCCGCGGCCAGCTCCCCGAGGGCTTTGCGCTGCGCAGCATCGATGGCGGCTACTTCTCGGTAACCCACCAGAGCAAGGACGCGCTCAAGGAGTTTTTCGCCGGCCGTGCCCCCGACAACCGTGCCATCGGCTACCAGTTCCACCCGGTTTACATCGACCGGGAGAACGGCATCATCGACGAGCAGCAGTCCTACTGGAAGACCTACCTGGTCTACCGTGAGGCGGAGCTCACCGGCGACTACATCCAGGATGCGCGCGTGGCGGTCGACCAGCAGTTCAACCGTCCCTACGTCTCGCTGAACTTCGACGCCAAGGGTGCCGAACTCTTCGGTGCGACCACCACCGAGTACACCGGACAGCGTTTTGCCATCATGATGGACGACGAGGTCAACAGCGCGCCGGTCATCAATGAGCCGATCCTCGGCGGCCGCGCTCAGATCACGCTCGGCTCGATGCAGTCCTACACCGAGATTCAGAAAGAAGCGCAGGACCTGGTCATCGTGCTCCGCCACGGCGCCCTGCCCGCTCCGATCGAGCGCCAGTTTGAGACGATCGTCGGCCCCACGCTCGGCCAGGACTCGATCGACTCCTCGATGCGCGCGCTCCTGGTCGGCAGCATCCTGGTCATTCTCTTCATGCTCATCTACTACCGCCGAAGCGGCTTCATCTCGACGATCGCGCTGACGCTCAACCTGGTGCTGATTATGGCCGGCCTGGCCGCCATTGGCGCCACGCTGACGCTGCCCGGTATCGCCGGCATCATCCTCACCGTCGGTATGGCGGTGGACGCCAACGTCATCATCTACGAGCGTATTCGTGAGGAGCTCGTGGTGGGTAAGAAACCCGTTCGTGTGGCGGTCAAAGAGGGCTTTGATAAGGCGTTCTCCGCGGTGCTCGACGCCAACATCACCACCGGTATCGCCGCGCTGGTTCTGTTGCAGTACGGCACCGGCCCGATTCGGGGTTTTGCCATTACCCTGCTCATCGGGATCGTCTCGACGCTCTTTACCGCCGTCTACGTCACGCGCATCCTTTTTGACGACTGGATGCAGCGCAGCAAGAAAGACACGCTGAGCATCTGA
- the yajC gene encoding preprotein translocase subunit YajC: protein MQNPEFLILAQAAGAANPMLNLVFIGLMVLIFWFIVLRPQAREAKAHRDFVSGLKAGDEVISAGGLYGKVVSIDGAIAHVELSRGTKVRFDRNKLHPIAGGAIVSESVDAEKAKKDAGKTKKDD from the coding sequence ATGCAAAACCCCGAATTTTTGATACTCGCGCAGGCAGCCGGCGCGGCGAACCCGATGCTGAACCTGGTCTTTATCGGCCTGATGGTGCTGATTTTCTGGTTCATCGTGCTCCGCCCTCAGGCCCGAGAGGCCAAAGCCCACCGTGACTTTGTCTCCGGGCTCAAAGCCGGCGATGAGGTGATCTCCGCCGGCGGGCTCTACGGCAAGGTGGTGAGCATCGACGGCGCCATCGCCCACGTCGAGCTCTCCCGGGGGACGAAGGTCCGTTTTGACCGCAACAAGCTGCACCCGATTGCCGGTGGGGCCATCGTCAGCGAAAGCGTTGATGCTGAGAAGGCGAAGAAAGACGCCGGGAAGACGAAGAAAGACGATTAA
- the tgt gene encoding tRNA guanosine(34) transglycosylase Tgt: MTSISNTVRCETFSFREVARDGAARAGELKLTHGTVQTPIFMPVGTVGTVKAMRPDELATQVEAQIILGNTYHLYLRPGLDVVRAHGGLHTMMGWDRPILTDSGGYQVFSLKDLRKIREEGVEFQDHISGSYHLFTPEKVIEIQETLGSDIMMAFDECPPAGAEERYMRDSMARTTRWEKRCLEARTRHDCALFGIGQGGTSEQLRREHLEELAPLPFEGMAIGGLSVGEETQAMYDTVEFTTPMMPDEKPKYLMGVGKPEDLVECIARGVDMFDCVIPTRNARNGHCFTSRGVVVVRNAVHKEDLRPLDPDCDCYTCQNFSRSYLRHLLKSGEMLGPQLCTLHNLRYFLTLVGQAREAIVEGRFEAFRKRFHTLQAEGGSR; this comes from the coding sequence ATGACATCGATCTCCAACACGGTGCGTTGCGAGACGTTCTCGTTTCGCGAGGTAGCTCGAGACGGCGCGGCACGCGCCGGCGAGTTGAAGCTAACCCATGGCACGGTTCAGACGCCGATTTTCATGCCGGTGGGTACCGTGGGCACGGTCAAAGCGATGCGCCCCGATGAGCTCGCCACACAGGTGGAAGCCCAGATCATTCTGGGCAATACCTACCACCTCTACCTCCGCCCCGGGCTTGACGTGGTGCGCGCTCACGGTGGGCTCCACACGATGATGGGCTGGGACCGGCCGATCCTCACCGACTCGGGGGGCTACCAGGTCTTCAGCCTTAAAGACCTGCGCAAGATCCGCGAGGAGGGCGTGGAATTTCAGGATCATATCTCCGGCTCCTACCACCTCTTCACCCCGGAGAAGGTCATCGAGATCCAGGAGACGCTGGGTAGCGACATTATGATGGCCTTTGACGAGTGCCCGCCCGCCGGCGCCGAGGAGCGCTACATGCGTGATAGCATGGCGCGCACCACCCGCTGGGAGAAGCGCTGCCTGGAGGCGCGCACCCGCCATGATTGCGCACTCTTCGGCATCGGCCAGGGAGGCACAAGCGAGCAGCTTCGACGCGAGCACCTCGAAGAACTCGCCCCCCTCCCCTTTGAAGGGATGGCTATCGGGGGGTTGAGCGTGGGTGAGGAGACCCAGGCGATGTACGACACCGTCGAATTCACCACGCCGATGATGCCCGATGAGAAGCCCAAATACCTGATGGGCGTGGGCAAGCCCGAAGACCTCGTCGAGTGCATCGCCCGCGGCGTCGATATGTTTGATTGCGTGATCCCCACGCGGAACGCCCGCAACGGCCATTGTTTTACCAGCCGCGGAGTCGTGGTCGTGCGAAACGCCGTGCATAAAGAAGATCTGCGCCCGCTCGATCCGGACTGTGATTGCTACACCTGCCAGAACTTCTCGCGCTCCTACCTGCGGCACCTGCTGAAAAGCGGGGAGATGCTCGGGCCCCAACTCTGTACCCTGCACAACCTGCGCTACTTTCTGACGCTGGTAGGCCAGGCGCGCGAGGCGATTGTCGAGGGTCGGTTTGAAGCCTTCCGCAAACGCTTTCACACCCTTCAGGCCGAGGGTGGCTCACGCTGA
- the secF gene encoding protein translocase subunit SecF, with translation MKMFQIYPYDAQNDIIGKRKITGIISIVLMIASVVLLATIGPKWGIDFRGGTELIIKVDPSVTDDEVREAAASIGLTDASVQRYGAESEGRFMIQTQEVSVVDEVKVEEIRGALDALGDLDAAIWDEEQPDRMDLRFSAQKDTAQIEEAIVATGLTRVSVETAGQAEEAFYTVRFQDLQNIIREGFAQAFGEKFTEAGGLERLETVGPRAGEQLRNSGLVSIIVALLAILVYIWFRFDIRYSPGAVGALAHDVTIALGLFVVLQIEISLPIIAAVLTIIGYSLNDTIVLFDRIREDLDRAGTKPLIEVVNEAMNETLSRTLITSLTTLLAVTMIAIIGTGLIQDFAVALIIGIVIGTYSSIFIAAPLMVRMDGYLKERRKAQVLLDKADADQGASV, from the coding sequence ATGAAGATGTTTCAAATTTACCCCTACGATGCGCAGAACGACATCATCGGGAAGCGCAAAATCACCGGGATCATCTCGATCGTGCTGATGATCGCCAGCGTCGTGCTCCTGGCGACCATCGGCCCGAAATGGGGCATCGACTTTCGCGGCGGTACCGAGCTGATCATCAAGGTTGACCCCAGCGTCACCGATGACGAGGTGCGTGAGGCGGCAGCGAGCATCGGGCTGACCGATGCCTCGGTGCAGCGCTACGGCGCGGAGAGCGAGGGTCGCTTTATGATCCAGACTCAGGAAGTCTCGGTGGTCGATGAGGTCAAGGTCGAAGAGATCCGCGGCGCGCTCGACGCGCTGGGTGATCTGGACGCGGCCATCTGGGATGAGGAGCAGCCCGACCGTATGGACCTTCGCTTCAGCGCCCAGAAAGACACCGCGCAGATCGAAGAGGCCATCGTCGCCACCGGCCTCACTCGGGTGAGCGTCGAGACGGCCGGCCAGGCCGAGGAGGCCTTCTACACCGTGCGCTTCCAAGATCTGCAGAACATCATCCGCGAGGGCTTCGCCCAGGCCTTCGGTGAGAAGTTCACCGAAGCCGGTGGCCTGGAGCGCCTGGAGACGGTCGGCCCGCGTGCCGGCGAGCAGCTGCGCAACAGCGGTCTGGTCTCGATCATCGTCGCCCTGCTTGCCATTCTCGTCTACATCTGGTTCCGCTTCGACATTCGTTACTCCCCCGGTGCGGTCGGCGCGCTGGCACACGACGTCACCATTGCGCTGGGTCTGTTCGTGGTGCTTCAGATTGAGATCAGCCTGCCGATCATCGCTGCGGTGCTCACCATCATCGGTTACTCACTCAACGATACGATCGTGCTCTTCGACCGTATCCGCGAAGACCTCGACCGCGCCGGCACCAAGCCGCTGATCGAGGTGGTCAATGAAGCGATGAACGAGACGCTCAGCCGTACGCTGATCACCTCGCTGACGACGCTGCTTGCGGTGACGATGATCGCGATCATCGGTACCGGTTTGATTCAGGATTTCGCCGTCGCGCTGATTATCGGCATCGTGATTGGTACCTACTCCTCGATCTTCATCGCCGCGCCTTTGATGGTCCGTATGGACGGCTACCTCAAGGAACGTCGCAAGGCGCAGGTGCTGCTCGATAAGGCCGACGCCGACCAGGGTGCCAGCGTCTGA
- a CDS encoding tetratricopeptide repeat protein gives MGNPDESDDRASRLGRIQTIVHEDFERIQSTADPYVVLNLAPGSDIDEVRSRYERYERFYRAENFQRLGDMDLTRKALDIRRAIGRAVVEIQSRQQPALQQNQKAASPSRAEVPGVEPDAAAMGDIYFRDGLTYLRLGDFNAANDVLTRAVTYDPSRGIILANLAYTRFKLDPTSREMVDETARLLTQAMSMEPDNPEVFVICARFAINTQNHAMSRRAIDRLEALKPDHPRLERLRRRARH, from the coding sequence ATGGGTAATCCCGACGAGAGCGATGACCGCGCCAGCCGCCTGGGCCGCATCCAGACGATTGTGCATGAGGACTTCGAGCGCATTCAGAGCACGGCCGATCCTTATGTCGTGCTCAACCTGGCGCCGGGTTCCGACATCGACGAGGTGCGCAGCCGCTACGAGCGCTACGAACGCTTCTACCGCGCCGAGAACTTCCAGCGTCTGGGAGATATGGACCTGACGCGTAAGGCGCTGGACATTCGTCGGGCCATCGGCCGCGCGGTCGTCGAGATTCAGTCGCGTCAGCAACCCGCGCTGCAACAGAATCAAAAGGCTGCCTCGCCCTCCAGAGCGGAGGTCCCCGGCGTTGAACCGGACGCCGCCGCCATGGGCGACATCTACTTTCGCGACGGCCTGACCTACCTGCGCCTGGGCGACTTCAACGCCGCCAACGATGTCCTCACTCGTGCGGTCACCTACGACCCCTCTCGGGGCATCATCCTGGCCAACCTGGCGTACACGCGCTTTAAGCTCGATCCGACCAGTCGGGAGATGGTCGACGAGACCGCCAGGCTGCTGACTCAGGCGATGAGCATGGAGCCGGATAATCCGGAAGTTTTTGTGATCTGCGCGCGCTTTGCGATCAACACGCAGAACCATGCGATGAGCCGCCGTGCCATCGATCGGCTGGAAGCTCTCAAGCCGGATCATCCACGGCTGGAGCGCCTGCGTCGACGCGCTCGCCACTGA